A segment of the Homalodisca vitripennis isolate AUS2020 unplaced genomic scaffold, UT_GWSS_2.1 ScUCBcl_2089;HRSCAF=6494, whole genome shotgun sequence genome:
GAATCCGTCAATATAGAAACCccaaaaataaagtaagaaaatgcTATTTTCCTGTAATTGTTGTGAATTTACTGTATTAAATAGGGAAATTGTATTAATTACTCAATTATCTTTCAACCAAGAGTCACAAGTTAGACACCACATGTATATCTTTAAACTATGCACTGtcactgtaatttatatttaggtGTATTATAATCAGTGCTATATTGCATGATGTGTTTATgtacaatgtatttatatttaacgaataaaaattattttatttgacaataatATTTTGCTGGTTGAAATGACCTTTGGTTTGTAAATTGTGAAACATACACTTGAAactggtgtatatatatattttaatggttacctataagatATATGATTAAAagtgaacatattttatttataaatcttaataatagAAGTGACCGTAAACAGTTTGTAACGATTAGATCATATGCGTTAGTGAGTTTGTAAGTAAAACACCCAGTTTGTAAGTAAGACAGACAGTGGGTCTGTTTTAAATTTCTCAATCGTTGGATTATTCAAACATCgatattttttatacacattcCTCCACAACACTGTATGAATGAAAGTTAAGATTAATACGAAAGTCAAGGCACAATACCGACCACCCTCTGCGGGAAGTCTATGAAGGAAAGGGTGAAAGTAACATTAGTGTCGTCTACAAGGACGGGAGTGCGTAATTTGGAGGACACAAGTTTACGTGAAATCGACAGACATTGCGGAAAGTGAAAATCGCAACCCTTTGGTGCCCCCACCACAGCTACTAGAGATAGCAAGCATAGGAGGGGAGGGAAGGGGTAGTTGTGCAGATTGTTGCGGTAGTCAGGCAATGGTTAGTTGTGAGGTTAGGTCAGTCGACTACTTGTAGTGCTCGCGACAACTGATCAGCTGATTATACAACAGTTCACTACCACCAGTTGGAGTAGTCTCGTCCTTGAGTAAGGTTAGTTATTCTTTTCTTGAACGATTTTGTTAATTGTATactgaaattatttatgaatactgTTAACTTATACAGAAAacgattttttaattgttactttaaacaaaatatacaaattcttaTAACCACTATACAGAAATATTCAGGAAAATATAAAACGTACTTTTATTCAAGTCctaacttatttttatgaaattgaattattaaatgtgtttgggttaaaattattttacagtaatgttTCCCCATATTtgttagttgtaataaaaatttatgaaagtaTTCACgcaaaatatttcactattcaaattttatttttgaattcttGAATTCTTGGAGcttcaaaaagttttaaactaagcttttaaatataaaaacaaaaacagttgACAATGAATAAAACTATTCACAATGATAGTCAAGTAGAAAGAGATGTATATTTACAATGCGTTTATAGCCTAAAAGCAGGACTAGATctgaaaaaaaactttacattgttttatataacaaggagtgcaaactgaaatattatgcatatttaaaaaataatatagctcCCCCATTTCAAAAAGTTTCGTTGTAATTATGAAACAGAATGTGTTTCCGTTTCTATCGCGATGACTAAATAGAGTATGCGTGTTCTTACTTTAGACTGTTGGCGGTAGACTTCTTCGTTGGTCTGttacaattcttttaaaactaatgttatgTCAATGCAATCAGTACCTATCAGGGTACCTACTTGTATATTagattatactattataaacttCAACATTAACAGATATTCAAATTGTATTGCActctaattatataaatatcatcaaCCGACGTAGGTAATTTGTAAGTAATATGTTTTTCCGTGTGTTTTATAAAACGATTAACTCGACATTTAGTTTAACTGTTACAGTGAAGTTTATAACTCATATCGGGTGGATTTGTCAACTCATGTGGTGGCAAAcatttagtttgaattaattttaaaacgccTTGTGTTTAAAAGACTTATCACTATGCGAAACTACTCATATTAATTTGATGTCACAACATTGTTCTGAaacacattaatatattttataaccatacgCCTTGTAATATGTATTGTTCTTTTGAAACTTAATTCTCTAAACGTGTACTGAAATGATCAAGCACCTGCGTTCATGACAATGCACTACATGTATTTGTATTATGCTCTGTACGTTGACTACCCAAACCgagtatttgtattatatctCTGTACGTTGACTACCCAGACCGAGTATTTGTATTATACCTCTGTACGTTGACTACCCAGACCgagtatttgtattatatatctGTACGTTGACTACCCAGACCGAGTATTTGAACTGTATTTGTAACTGGACTTAAAAACGGAGGTTATAAATTTTAAGTCGTGAGCACTAAGCGACTCTAAAACGCCAAAACTGTACAATTTCTTTGgcaaatatttaaatgatcaGAGTTCATAGTTTCTACCTTAGCAGAAagcaattttatatgtttataacaatattaaattcacTTCATggtaattgtttgaaaatttttcaaaataatcacatttataaAGCCCTTTAAGTTTAGTtgaagaaacaaataatttatatataaaatatataaaagaatattgcAAATAAGTGGCGTGGGACACTGCGGTGTTTCCTCTTGAAACTCGGCTCTGCGTAAACCCTCAAAAATAGCATATGGGAAGGAAGGAGGTTACCGCACGAGAGACCGTCCTGTTCCCGGTAACGGTATTGTGTCCACATCTCTACTCTTGGAGGTGTCATGACCACAAAGGCGGCAGGTAACGTTGCATCCATAGGGTTGAATATGACATCCCCTCGACCATACGTGCGGTTCAGCGTGAACGACGAATGAATAGAGCTCTCAAGGCATTATGGGTAAAAACCCATAAATATGTCCAATTTGTATGAGATGTACAGTTATAGAGACAGATCTCAGGTAAATTCCCAAAAGTCGTCATTAGAGTAGTCGTTACGGTTATGTTTAAGTTACAAATATCACAATAGTATaggattacatttaatattacgTTTTTCTATTATAGCTAAGTCCCTGtcacaaattaaaaatgtgtgtCTCTTTACTGGATATTTGTGAACAATTTCTGTACATCTACCAATGGCCAAAAACACAAGATACAATTCTATCATACACTGGTTCTTGTTCTGGTCACTGCAGTTATctgatcataatattaatttctttatttactaaCATCGGCTTCAGCGGTGAGTTAGTCATATTTACAGGAAGATATCTAGACATCCTTTTCTTCCTGTTCTGAGTTCACAAACACATAAATCCTTTATCTTTGTTGGAATCATAGATCCTTTGAGGTTAGAGCATGCTAAGTGCTGAGCATAGTGCATTTCACAGTAAATCAATTGAGACAGGCGTTGCAAATCAAAAGATGTGTGCATCAGAGGTTTTTTTCAGATTTAGCGTCATAAATAGAACATTTGTAGAAGCTAGGTGGATCTCACACAATACAGCACGTAACAAAATCTTAATGATAATGTTAAGAAAAGCAACATAAGTTGCACCCTGGTGCTTCAAACATTACGAATTGTACACATTTATAGTTGCAAAAGAACTACTGTTGTTACTATTATTGTTCAATGTGAAACAAGGTGTAACATTTGTTCAGTAAaacacatttcccagaaaatagcatttacaatattataacattgcatatatttatatatatatatatatatatatatatatatatatatatatatatatatatatatatatcttatgaCAGTTCATACTCATGTCTATACAATGAaatttttgaatgaatgaattgagcttttgtatttattatactgtaaaacaatatttaataactaatgtaaaattttaaaatcatttggaTAATATAGGTAGAATTCATTACATACAAAAGAGGCTTAAAATGGTAACTGACAAGTGATTAATGAAaaattggtaaattaaaaataactagtaaaagattttaaacagtattttttactgAGAATTATGAAAACTACATATAAGACTTAATAATTACCtacagttaattaatttattttgaagaaaaaggtTTTATTGTAACACTGCTGATTTGCGaaaaatgaactataaataatttttccttataAGTGCGTGTCTACCTTCTCCACTTGTATGCTTCCACTCCTGTAAGTAaggaaggaataaaaaaaatatatatggagTTTTAAGACTTATAAAATGTGTGTAACTTATTCACACTGCTGTTCAGATAGAAGGGATCTCTCAcatcaataacaaacaaaaaacctTTGTATATGTACCTTTGATAACGCCACTGGGGCAGAACTTCCACTGGTTGTAGTTGGTAAGGTTGAGATTCAAAATATGAGGGTGGTTATTTTTCAACCTCCTATGGACCATAAATAAAAGACAAgtgaatagaaaaaattattttactaccaaAATGTTTTCACTATTATGTGTACATCTCAACATAATCAACTTAAAATTTAAGACATTTTACATAACTGTGGATAAGCTTCCCAAATGCCCTCTTCATAAAATGTGCAGCCAGTGAATTTAAATTGTTGTGACCTTGTCATATAGTTTCTGAGTAGTTGGAATGTGCCAAGCTGTTTCTTCAGTTCAGAAAAAAAGATTGAAGTCGCTCTgtgctatgtcaggactgtattGTGAGTGGTCAAAAAATGTTCaactgaaattattgaaaaaactgtTGGGTTACACCAGCACTGTGAGGGTGGACATTGTAATGCAGCAAAACAATTCCAGACGTCAGCATGCCTTTTCTCTTCTTCTGGATGGATGGTTGCAAACGTTGTAAGGTTTGGCAATAAACAGGTGCATTAATCATGGTCCTTTGGCTGCATGAACTCAACAAGCAACATACCTTTTTGGTTCCAAAAGACTGTAGCCATAAGTTTTCGGTTGTAGAAAGTTTTGcttgaaattttggatttgttcTGTGAATGTTTTGCATCCACTGTTGggattgttgttttgtttcaagCGTGTCATAAAGAATCCATGTTATATCTTGTGttacaattgattttaaaaaatcttcTTCATCGTGGTATGTATGCGTCTTTAACCTCCTTCAACATGGACGTCAGctcggccatttttaaacttttgaacaCCATTCATGAACAAcaccatcactcataatgttttctccgTAAACACCACACGTTCTCCGATGGATTTTTGCTGAACTACTCTCTTCTACTTGCGggaataatataataagaatatcaCTCCTCAATTTGCATTTGGCAGGAGAATCAATAGGAGTGGCCATGTTTATTGTGCTGGTAGTTCAGTACAAAATGACTACCGAAACTTGGCAGTGACAAATTTTGTAGTGGGGGAAAAGTGCGATCGACTACTGTGCACACTACTGACCTGTCGTCTCTTGTCTGGCACTATCACTATGTATGTCAAAAAACTATCatgatgtgaaataaaaaaaatcggcatttgtattttgattaagcagtgaaaaattttaaattcttgacGTAGAGTTACAGGAACTACTTCAATTCCCAAAGGCCAAGCAATGTTTGTAATGATGTGTACTCTTTGTATGggctttaaattaatacatacatttatttttgtaaagtaattgaTCCGAAATTCAATCTTTCCCTCCCTTCCTCTCAgcaaaaaaacagtaaaaattgatTGTTGCACAGTTATTATTTACGGGTTgtctgaaattaaaaatgtaaattttccttCAACATATTAACTTGTTTCAACACTAaaagagaaataatattaaatttctttattgggTTGGGTCAAAtgcaaattctttattgccagaacatCTTCACAGTGTATAGCAGTATCATTTAAGAGATTTAAGATATGAAGGAAGAGAGTTGTAGAGTTTAATGCCTGTTTCTGCAAAACAATTTTAAGACTACATTGAGATATTCTAAGACAATTTGAGTTTATAGTCATATGGTTATGAACTGATCTAATCGTAAGTATggcattgtaaatttatttttgtatacatatctaaaatatacagtgcaggtactgtaagaataccatactttttaaataaaggtttacagtgAATCATTGTGTTTACATTAGCTATAATCTTGATTGCacgattttgtaaaattaatattttttttgtgttaccATTGTCCTATACATTAATTCCATAAGATAAGAAACTATGAAGGAAGGCATAATTTTATtgcctttaattttttaaacatttaaaagttgtcCTGCTTGATTTAAGGATGTTCAACCCTTGAAGTCGTGTGATGGAACATCTCTTCCATCTTCTGAAATTCTTGTTTGAATTTCTTTTTGTTAGGAATGTTGTCATGTCATTTTTACACTCTACATATTCATTgtactcatatttaaaataagcaattCTGTATTAAGGACTTGTACAATTTACATTAATTCTAGAATGTATTCTTTTAACctttaactaattttttgttCCTCAATTTATATCTGAGGATTTTTTAACAGGATTTTATGACACAAGTTGTAgctgattattaaattttaatctcttAACTGTGTAATGCATTACAATTAAGACTATTGATTGAAGCTTATATATTGAATAGTGAAAAAGATAAtgcaattcatttattttttgtctgtgTAGATGAAAATGTCTTCATCCACCAAGAGAAAACATGTGTATGCTGAGCTGCAGCAATCTGTGCTCCAGGTGCCGAGTGAAGGACAAGAGATTGTGCGTGTTAAAGCAGGTCGGGGCAATAATCTTCATGATGTAGAGAGTGCCACTGGTGATGTCTTCCTTGTTTCTATGCCCAGTAAGTTCCGCAAAAGCGTATGGGTCAAACGAGGAGACTTCGTTCTGGTGGAGAGGATACCGGAAGGAGATAAGGTAAGTTACATCAAAAATTGCTCACATAGAATAGTATACAGAAAAATactttaagtgttttaaatatattacatacactGAAGAAGTAATCCAGCTATATCAGAAAATAGTGAAATATGACTGAATGTATTGGTTTAATCGTACAATGAGAAATAACTTATCCTGATTACCATTACTGACATGGCTTGGCAAATTGACAATATTTATCTATGTCGGGTCGTTTCAACTTCTAGCCTGCCAGATAATAAATTGAGATTATGGGATCTTGGGTAAGTGGTGCGTGCTGTTGTTGATGATTTCAGGTCACTATCATTTTCTTGTCTATTGGTGTATTGTTTCTTTCCTCTTCTTTCCTTTTGCTCTCCTTTCTACACAAAACTTTAAAGGAGTAAATTAGGACAAATATGCTGACCTGAAGTGTGTATGTTGctcattatttcattaaaaccactaatcaattaaaataagcaatatactgacattttgttttaatattagctctatttgtatttattcaacGTACATTTTACACTCTAACTCTGACAAGATGGAACTTAGAACTGAGGCATTCTCAGCATGACCATTGTCAAAGCAGTGCTGGAGAATATCAATTACATTCTCTTCTGATTAACCCTGTGACTGGTGGTTTTTTCTCTATAAAAGTGCACAACAAATTTTCCTTGTTCACAAACACTTACAGTAACTACACTCCATGCATGTGTTAGTAATTACACAGACACTTATGTTTATTTACTCATGCTAAACACAAAAAACGTTTTCCAACTATCAGGTCACCCGCAATGTAAAAATTAGGTTACAACACAATTGTATCAgattttgaaacagaattgtACACAAATACAAATAGAATCAGCTTATCATTTAGGACAAGTGATTGAACAAGGTCACATGGCAGTAAATTAGAACCGAAAAGAAATAAACAGAGGAGTAACTGTGATCTAAGGATGGAAACTACTTGAAAGTGTTTCTTCTTCTTTCTGTTAGATTGAATACGTAATTAAGGCGAGAGAGATTTTTTTCAATAGATGTTATTCTGAAAACTCTTTAGCACCATTGCACTTCCCACATGGCTATCCAGATTACCGTAGGTGGCACTACAGTAGTAATAGTCAAAGGGTTTAAAGATTATAAGATGGTGTGATGACTACCACTTAAGTGATGCTGATAATGTGTAGAATAGGTTGACAGTCTGGCTGAATACTATTGACTAGTTGAGAAGGATAAGAAGAGGGTTGAGTTGTACATTCTGGGATTTTATCTCCATATAAACCAAAGAATAGCCATTGctgattgttttatatttggcTGTTGTTTCTtcactacataaaaataattatgtaactataaattatagagttttaaaacacttatttactaatattaacaATTTCTTGATTTGTACTGTTTTAGGTCAAAGCTGAAATAATTACAGTACTGTCAAAACAGCACATACGGTTCTTCAAAGACAGGAATTGTTGGCCTGACAGGTTTAACGAAGAGGAGAGGCCCATCTCTGCTCAACCTGACTACATTCTCTCGTCATCCAGTTCCGATGAAGAATAACatctttttttatcaattcttGTTTTGTAAAGTGTGATATATgagatacatatatttttttatgtaattaatgatAACTATTGTGATGTTATAGTGATGTTATATGTTTAagattgtaattttaacataatttctttatactgaataaatacatttaaccaTAACTCCTTTTAACAGTTTACTCATGATCCTACAAAATCTCTAGCACATTTTAActtttgttcaatttaatataatcaattcaatatttattcataatctgTGCCTGTAACACAATTGAATAGTGTCATATgtataagtaatacattaaaatatgtatattaatttaatttgtttggtaTTTACAAGGTATATACTAAATACCTTGTAAGATTTCCTATTTTAGGTCACTAAGTCTAACTTGTTTTTTACAGTGTATTGCAAAAATAACTCACTCAAagagtaaataacttttttaataaataactaaatattttaagatttataaattgcTCCTTAACTAAATCTTGTGTGCCCAGTCTCAATATAACTCTAATTgatatttttggggtttttaaaattagattcatGGTAAATCTTTTAGCTAATCTATAAATACTTATGCCA
Coding sequences within it:
- the LOC124371853 gene encoding probable RNA-binding protein EIF1AD; this translates as MKMSSSTKRKHVYAELQQSVLQVPSEGQEIVRVKAGRGNNLHDVESATGDVFLVSMPSKFRKSVWVKRGDFVLVERIPEGDKVKAEIITVLSKQHIRFFKDRNCWPDRFNEEERPISAQPDYILSSSSSDEE